Genomic DNA from Gilliamella sp. ESL0441:
CTTCGATAAGTGTCTGTAATAAAGCTAATTTATCTTCATTTGATGGAAAAAATAATTCTTCTTTAATGCGGTGACCAATTTTTTGTTCTGGTTCTACTTCAACATATTGAGGATTGTTCATATGCTCAAATGCAAGTTCGCGTACATTATGCGTTAACGTTGCAGAAAATAACATGGTTAAGCGTTTTTCTGGCGGTGTCATGTGTTTAAATATCCAACGTACATCTCGAATAAAACCTAAATCAAACATTCGATCTGCTTCATCTAAAACTACAACTTGGATTGATTCTAAATTAATATATTTTTGTTTAGCATAATCAATCAAACGCCCTGTTGTGGCAATTAAAATATCTACACCTGCGGATAACATCTTTAATTGTTTATCATATCCATCACCACCGTAAGCTAATCCTAATTTAAGGCCGGTTTCTTTCGCTAATAATTCTGCATCATGGTAAATTTGCACAACTAATTCACGCGTAGGAGCAATAATGATAGCTCTTGGTTGATTAACTTTATGGTCGGGTAAAGGTTGATGATTCAACAAATAATTAAATGTTGATGCCAAAAACGCCATTGTTTTGCCAGTGCCTGTTTGTCCTTGACCAGCGATATCAATTCCTTTTGTTGTGAAAGGTAAAGCTTGTTCTTGAATTGGCGTACAATAAACAAAACCTTTTTTTTCAAGTGCTTTTATCACTAATGGATGAAGTGGAAATTGATTAAATGTTGTTTTGGTAAGATAAGATTGAATCATTGTGATTTTAAAATTAATTATCGGAATAGTTAGATTATAACATACTAAACGCAATGGCATCACTAATAATTATGCTCTATTAGAATAATTACTGGCTAAGGAAATAAAAATATCCTAATATAAAACCATATAATTCTATTTGTGGAGATAATAAATGAGCAATAATATTGTTTCTCTTTCTGAAACGACTTTTGATAAGACTATCAAAGAAGCAACAAAACCCGTTTTGGTTGATTTTTGGGCTGAATGGTGTGGGCCTTGTAAAATGTTAGCCCCAATTTTAGAAGAAGTCGCCCAAGAATATAGTGATAAAATTGTGATTGCAAAATTAGATGTGCAAGAAAACCCGAATATTGCACCTAAATTTGGAATTAGAGGTATTCCAACTTTATTGATTTTTAAAAATGGGGAAGTTGTTGCAACTCAAGTGGGTGTCTTGTCTAAAGCTCAACTTAAGAGTTTTATTGATGAACAACTTTAAAGTTGCTTTACTTTTTTTAAGTATCAGATTCAGTATATTAATCAAAAAGAGTAATTAAATTGAGTATTACTCTTTTTTGATTGACTTTTTATACTAATTTTTACAAATTTATAAAAACAAACTCAATTTATTATAGACATATTACTGTTTTTAGTGTAAATTGCTAACTTCTTACGAAGATTCCTTTCTACAATTCATTGTTTTTCTTGATAAAGTGGTGAAAATTCTGCATTCAGCAAATATTAAATTATCATTAAAAGCTTCATAACTGATTGGATTTACGTATTGTCGGAGAAGGGATTATTTATAAGTAAATGAAATGAATAAACAAAAATAACATTAATTGCAAACATATCAATTTTATCCTCAAGAATTTTTAAAATTATGAATTTAACTGAATTAAAAAACACATCTGTTTCCGAGCTGGTAACGCTTGGTGAAAAAAAAATGGGGCTTGAAAACCTTGCCCGACTTAGAAAACAAGACATTATCTTTGCAATCCTTAAACAACACGCCAAAAGCGGTGAAGATATTTTTGGTGATGGTGTACTTGAAATTTTGCAAGATGGATTCGGATTTTTGCGCTCAGCTGATAGCTCTTATTTAGCTGGACCTGATGATATATATGTCTCACCAAGTCAAATTAGACGATTCAATTTAAGAACTGGTGATACCATTGCAGGTAAAATCAGACCCCCTAAGGAAGGCGAGCGTTATTTTGCTTTGTTAAAAGTGAATGAAGTCAATCATGACAAGCCTGAAGATGCCCGCAATAAAATTCTTTTCGAAAACTTAACTCCACTTCATCCTAATTCTCGTTTACGTATGGAACGTGGGAATGGATCAACTGAAGATATCACCGCCAGAGTACTTGATTTAGCTTCACCAATTGGTAAAGGTCAACGTGGTTTAATCGTTGCTCCGCCGAAAGCGGGTAAAACAATGTTGTTGCAAAATATTGCTCAAAGCTTAGCGGTCAATCATCCTGAGTGTGAACTGGTCGTATTGATGATTGATGAACGTCCAGAAGAAGTTACCGAAATGCAACGTTTAGTTAAGGGTGAAGTGGTAGCATCAACCTTTGACGAACCAGCAGCAAGACATGTTCAAGTTGCTGAAATGGTTATTGAACGAGCAAAACGCTTAGTTGAACATAAAAAAGATGTCATTATTTTGTTAGACTCTATTACGCGTTTAGCTCGAGCTTATAACACAGTGGTTCCGTCATCAGGTAAAGTATTAACCGGTGGTGTCGATGCTAATGCGTTACATCGTCCAAAACGCTTTTTTGGTGCTGCTCGTAATGTCGAAGAAGGTGGTAGTTTAACGATTATTGCCACTGCGTTGATTGACACGGGGTCAAAAATGGACGAAGTGATTTACGAAGAGTTTAAAGGTACGGGTAATATGGAAGTGCATTTATCTCGTAAAATTGCTGAGCGTCGTGTATTCCCAGCTATTGATTTTAACCGTTCAGGTACGCGTAAAGAAGATTTAATGACTTCACCAGATGAACTACAAAAAATGTGGATCTTACGCAAGATTCTTAACCCTATGGGTGAAATCGATGCAATGGAGTTTTTAATTGATAAACTTGCCATGACGAAAACGAATGACGAGTTTTTTGAAATGATGAAACGCTCGTGATTTTTATGGTAGAGATGTTAAACCAGTAAAGTTATAAAAATGCCGTATTCTATGCTGATACGGCATTTTTTGTGGCAAATATAGCATAATTTTATTTTATAAAACTTATTTAAAGTTTTGGATGTTGTTAAAAACCTTATTAAAAAGGTTGTATAAGATTAAATAAAGGAGCCAAATCATGTCTAAACAACAAATCGGTGTTATTGGAATGGCGGTCATGGGGCGTAACCTTGCGCTCAATATTGAAAGTCGTGGGTTTTCTGTTGCTATTTACAACCGTTCTAAAGATAAAACAGAACAAGTTGTCGCTGAGCATTCCGATAAACAATTGGTTCCTTACTTTACGATTGAAGATTTTGTCAATGCTTTGGAAAAGCCGCGTCGTATATTAATCATGGTTCAAGCAGGTAAAGGAACTGATGCGGTGATTGATGAATTACGTCCTTTACTTGATAAAGGCGATATAATCATTGATGGTGGTAATGCTTATTTTGAAGATACGATTCGCCGTAATAAAACACTTTCTGAAGAAGGATTTAACTTTATTGGTGCCGGTGTTTCAGGTGGTGAAGAAGGTGCTCTAAAAGGTCCTTCAATTATGCCTGGTGGACAAAAAGAAGCGTACGAATTAGTTGCTCCAATCTTAGAAAAAATTGCTGCTAAAGTTAATGGTGAGCCTTGTGTCACCTATATAGGGCCAAATGGGGCTGGTCATTACGTCAAAATGGCTCATAACGGTATTGAATATGGCGATATGCAATTAATTGCTGAAAGTTATTCTTTATTAAAACACGCAGCAGGTCTAAATAATGACGAGCTTGCTCAAGTTTTTACTGAATGGAATAAAGGTGAATTAGATAGTTATCTCATCGAAATTACGGCCGATATCTTTAAACATAAAGATAAAGACGGTAATTATTTAGTGGATGTGATTCTTGATGCAGCAGGTAATAAAGGAACGGGTAAATGGACAAGCCAAAGTGCTTTAGATTTAGGTGAACCCTTATCATTAATTACAGAGTCAGTATTTGCACGCTACCTTTCAGCAATTAAAGAGCAACGTGTTGTGGCATCTAAAGTTTTAAGTGGTCCGAAACAGGCTGCTTACTCGGGTGATAAACAAGCGTTAATTGAAAAAATCCGTAAAGCACTTTATATGGGTAAAATTATCTCTTATGCTCAAGGCTTTGCTCAATTAAAAGCTGCCTCCCATCAATATCAATGGAACTTGAATTATGGTGAAATTGCGAAAATCTTTAGGGCAGGTTGTATTATTCGGGCTCAGTTCTTACAGAAAATTACTGATGCTTACGCGGCGGATAACGAAATTGATAATTTATTACTCGCTCCATACTTCACGCAAACCGTCGAAGCTTACCAACAATCACTGCGTGATGTTGTGTCTTTAGCTATACAACAAGGTATTGCTGTACCGACATTATCTGCCGCTATTGCATATTATGATAGCTATCGTTCAGCGGTATTACCGGCTAATCTCATTCAAGCACAACGTGATTATTTTGGTGCTCATACTTATAAGCGTATCGACAAAGAAGGTGTTTTCCACACTGATTGGTTGAACAATGAGTCATAGAATATAAAAACTCACTACTGTTTAAAAAATAAAGTGCAAGTGAGTCTTGCACTTTTTCTTTGTGCTTGATGTTTCTTTGCAAAACAATCTTTCTTATCTTTAGGCTTTACATATCAAAAGACTTATCGTGCTTGGCTTAAAGCTTGTCAAGTAATTTAATTTCGTAAAATATCTAGAAAAGCACAATATATGGTGTATAATCTCAATATATCTACTATATATAGTATTATTTAAGCTGTGTGAAAATCTCTGTCTAGCTCAAAAGCACTTAATATTCTTATAAGAAACGAATAATTCTTAATAATTACAATGAATATTAATATGTGCACTAAACTTTGCCCAAGCGCTAATTATTAATGAATATTGAGGAGTATATATGCCTGTAGTTATCAAACGTGATGGTTGCCAAACTGCGTTCAATGAGATTCGCATTAAAGATGCTATAGTCAAAGCTGCTGTTGCAGCGAATGTTAATGATCCAGATTATTGTGCTGACGTTGCTCGTATTGTTACCAATCAGATGAGCGAACGTGAAAGCGTTGATATCAATGAAATCCAAAATGCCGTTGAAAATCAATTAATGTCAGGTCCTTATAAAAAATTAGCGAGAACTTATATCGAATACCGCCACGACCGTGATCGTGCCCGTGAAGAGCGTAGTCGTTTAAATCAAGATATTCGTGGGTTAATCGAACAAAGTAATGTGGCTATTTTGAATGAAAATGCCAATAAAGATAGTAAAGTGATTCCAACTCAGCGTGATCTACTGGCAG
This window encodes:
- the gndA gene encoding NADP-dependent phosphogluconate dehydrogenase — its product is MSKQQIGVIGMAVMGRNLALNIESRGFSVAIYNRSKDKTEQVVAEHSDKQLVPYFTIEDFVNALEKPRRILIMVQAGKGTDAVIDELRPLLDKGDIIIDGGNAYFEDTIRRNKTLSEEGFNFIGAGVSGGEEGALKGPSIMPGGQKEAYELVAPILEKIAAKVNGEPCVTYIGPNGAGHYVKMAHNGIEYGDMQLIAESYSLLKHAAGLNNDELAQVFTEWNKGELDSYLIEITADIFKHKDKDGNYLVDVILDAAGNKGTGKWTSQSALDLGEPLSLITESVFARYLSAIKEQRVVASKVLSGPKQAAYSGDKQALIEKIRKALYMGKIISYAQGFAQLKAASHQYQWNLNYGEIAKIFRAGCIIRAQFLQKITDAYAADNEIDNLLLAPYFTQTVEAYQQSLRDVVSLAIQQGIAVPTLSAAIAYYDSYRSAVLPANLIQAQRDYFGAHTYKRIDKEGVFHTDWLNNES
- the trxA gene encoding thioredoxin TrxA, with product MSNNIVSLSETTFDKTIKEATKPVLVDFWAEWCGPCKMLAPILEEVAQEYSDKIVIAKLDVQENPNIAPKFGIRGIPTLLIFKNGEVVATQVGVLSKAQLKSFIDEQL
- the rhlB gene encoding ATP-dependent RNA helicase RhlB, translating into MIQSYLTKTTFNQFPLHPLVIKALEKKGFVYCTPIQEQALPFTTKGIDIAGQGQTGTGKTMAFLASTFNYLLNHQPLPDHKVNQPRAIIIAPTRELVVQIYHDAELLAKETGLKLGLAYGGDGYDKQLKMLSAGVDILIATTGRLIDYAKQKYINLESIQVVVLDEADRMFDLGFIRDVRWIFKHMTPPEKRLTMLFSATLTHNVRELAFEHMNNPQYVEVEPEQKIGHRIKEELFFPSNEDKLALLQTLIEEEWPDRCIIFANTKVACEKIWRHLVADGHRVGLLTGDIAQKKRLSILEQFTRGDIDILVATDVAARGLHIPNVTHVFNYDLPDDCDDYRHRIGRTGRAGADGNSISLACERYSQNLPAIEKAIDHAIPVSQYDPSALLTDLPTPKAFRRPPRKRSSSQ
- the rho gene encoding transcription termination factor Rho, with translation MNLTELKNTSVSELVTLGEKKMGLENLARLRKQDIIFAILKQHAKSGEDIFGDGVLEILQDGFGFLRSADSSYLAGPDDIYVSPSQIRRFNLRTGDTIAGKIRPPKEGERYFALLKVNEVNHDKPEDARNKILFENLTPLHPNSRLRMERGNGSTEDITARVLDLASPIGKGQRGLIVAPPKAGKTMLLQNIAQSLAVNHPECELVVLMIDERPEEVTEMQRLVKGEVVASTFDEPAARHVQVAEMVIERAKRLVEHKKDVIILLDSITRLARAYNTVVPSSGKVLTGGVDANALHRPKRFFGAARNVEEGGSLTIIATALIDTGSKMDEVIYEEFKGTGNMEVHLSRKIAERRVFPAIDFNRSGTRKEDLMTSPDELQKMWILRKILNPMGEIDAMEFLIDKLAMTKTNDEFFEMMKRS